ACAAGTGATAATGTTTGTTTTTTAGGCGGAGGAGCTTATGATCATATTATTCCTTCTTTGGTTGATAATGTTATTTCGCGTCCTGAATTTTATACTGCCTATACTCCTTATCAAGCTGAATTATCACAAGGAACTTTGCAGGCAATGTATGAGTATCAAAGTTGTGTGAGTTTGTTGTCAGGAATGGATATTACAAATTCATCAATGTATGATGGCGGAAGTGCTGTTGCGGAGGCTGTTACTATGGCAATGAGTGTTAGCCGAAAGAAAAAAATCCTTATTGCTGATACTTTAAATCCTGCATATCAGGAAGTTGTTCGCACTTACACTCAGGGAATCGATATAGAATTGATTTATATCAAAGAAAAAGAAGGTACTATTGATGTTGAAGATTTAAAATCAAAAGTAGGAGATGATGTAGCTGCTGTTGTTGTTCAGCACCCTAACTTTTTTGGTAATCTTGAAGAAGTTGATGAAATTAATAAAATTGTTAAAGAATATAAAAAGCTTCAATTTATTGTATCTTATTATCCCATAAGTGTTGGTTTGTTAAAATCACCAGCAGACTACGGAGCCGATATTGCTGTAGCAGAAGGTCAGTCTTTAGGAATTCCTTTAAGTTTTGGCGGACCTTATATAGGGTTGTTTTCCTCAACAAACAAAAATGTTAGAAAAATGCCGGGAAGAATGTCAGGGAAAACTCATGATTCTAAAGGAAAAGAAGGTTATGTTTTAACACTTCAAACAAGAGAACAGCACATTAAAAGAGAAAAAGCAAGTTCAAATATTTGTACAAATGAAGGACTTATGACCATTGCTGTATTAACTTATTTATCCTATCTTGGAAAAGAAGGAATTGCT
The sequence above is a segment of the Bacteroidota bacterium genome. Coding sequences within it:
- the gcvPA gene encoding aminomethyl-transferring glycine dehydrogenase subunit GcvPA, with amino-acid sequence MVYIPNTEKDRAEMLESIGVKNFEELISNIPPSLRVKGTMDLPPALSEFEVTKHLKEISKKNKSTSDNVCFLGGGAYDHIIPSLVDNVISRPEFYTAYTPYQAELSQGTLQAMYEYQSCVSLLSGMDITNSSMYDGGSAVAEAVTMAMSVSRKKKILIADTLNPAYQEVVRTYTQGIDIELIYIKEKEGTIDVEDLKSKVGDDVAAVVVQHPNFFGNLEEVDEINKIVKEYKKLQFIVSYYPISVGLLKSPADYGADIAVAEGQSLGIPLSFGGPYIGLFSSTNKNVRKMPGRMSGKTHDSKGKEGYVLTLQTREQHIKREKASSNICTNEGLMTIAVLTYLSYLGKEGIAEVAKQTFNKAHYLADKINSLENFNLKYNKEFFNEFVIETKKDISEVIKKLSENNIIGGLNLKDFGSEGLMIAVTEKRTREELDEFVDVLKTI